The Toxorhynchites rutilus septentrionalis strain SRP chromosome 3, ASM2978413v1, whole genome shotgun sequence genome includes a region encoding these proteins:
- the LOC129779251 gene encoding dihydropteridine reductase → MVNGKVLIYGGRGALGASCVQFFKSNNWWVGCIDLTENDSADVNIVVDRDADWVSQEQNVLSKVEATLNGDKLDAVICVAGGWAGGNAKKDLAKNSDLMWKQSVWSSTISATVAANHLMSGGLLVLTGANPALNGTPGMIGYGMAKAAVHQLTKSLSEEDSGLPENSFVVSILPITLDTPMNRKWMPTADFGTWTPLDFVAGLFLKWTKGEERPANGSLVKLVTKDAKTELVIAD, encoded by the exons ATGGTTAATGGTAAAGTACTCATTTACGGAGGACGTGGAGCTTTAGGAGCATCATGTGTGCAGTttttcaaaagtaataattgG TGGGTTGGATGTATTGATCTCACTGAGAATGATTCTGCTGATGTCAACATAGTTGTGGACCGTGATGCTGATTGGGTATCCCAAGAACAGAATGTTCTCTCTAAAGTAGAAGCTACGCTCAATGGAGATAAACTTGATGCAGTGATTTGTGTTGCAGGAGGTTGGGCAGGCGGAAatgcaaaaaaagatttggcaaaGAACTCTGATTTAATGTGGAAGCAATCAGTCTGGTCCTCAACTATATCAGCTACTGTTGCGGCCAACCACTTGATGAGTGGTGGTTTATTAGTTTTAACTGGAGCTAATCCTGCTTTAAACGGAACTCCTGGAATGATTGGCTATGGGATGGCCAAAGCTGCAGTCCATCAGCTCACTAAAAGTTTGTCCGAAGAAGATTCAGGACTTCCAGAAAATTcgttcgttgtttctattctaccGATTACTTTAGACACACCGATGAATCGTAAATGGATGCCAACTGCAGATTTTGGGACATGGACTCCACTGGATTTCGTAGCAGG TCTCTTTCTTAAATGGACGAAAGGTGAAGAGCGCCCAGCCAACGGAAGTCTTGTTAAGCTAGTCACCAAGGATGCCAAAACGGAACTCGTAATAGCTGATTGA
- the LOC129779252 gene encoding polycomb group RING finger protein 3, protein MERRIKLRTLNKHITCEICSGYFIDATTVTECLHTFCKSCLVKHLEENNTCPTCENVIHQSHPLQYISFDRTMQDIVYKLVPNLMENEMQREREFYRSRNLPCPKDMPQQQQDSDDKANELAHQEADYHRQDEQVNVGLECISNNLRHLKRRFIRCSSQATITHLKKFLAKKVLSGIERYKDIDILCNDELLGKDHTLKFVYITRWRFKEPPLRLQYRPRVDL, encoded by the exons ATGGAGAGACGAATAAAGCTGAGAACGCTAAACAAGCATATCACATGCGAAATTTGTAGTGGGTACTTTATTGATGCAACAACTGTCACAGAGTGTCTTCATACGT TTTGCAAAAGTTGCCTCGTCAAGCATTTAGAAGAAAACAACACCTGTCCTACTTGTGAAAATGTCATACATCAGTCGCATCCCTTACAATATATCAGTTTCGATAGGACAATGCAAGATATTGTCTATAAATTGGTACCCAATTTGATGGAAA ATGAGATGCAACGAGAAAGAGAGTTTTATAGATCCCGTAATCTTCCTTGCCCTAAAGACATGCCTCAGCAACAACAAGACAGTGATGATAAAGCAAATGAACTCGCTCATCAGGAAGCTGATTATCATCGTCAGGATGAGCAAGTAAATGTTGGACTGGAGTGTATCAGTAATAATCTGCGGCACCTGAAGCGACGTTTTATTCGCTGCAGTTCACAGGCTACTATAACACACCTTAAAAAGTTTCTCGCCAAAAAAGTACTAAGTGGAATAGAGCGATATAAAGAC ATTGATATATTGTGCAATGATGAACTCTTAGGCAAAGATCACACGCTCAAATTCGTATACATAACCAGATGGCGTTTCAAGGAGCCTCCGCTTCGTTTGCAATATCGTCCGCGAGTTGATCTCTGA